A genomic window from Candidatus Kouleothrix ribensis includes:
- a CDS encoding GNAT family N-acetyltransferase produces the protein MTVIIRPANAGDQVPIRAIVRAARLNPIGLDWPRFLVAEQGGGLIGVGQVKPHRDGSRELASIAVVPEWQGQGIGAAIVRELLARERGVLHLMCASTTMPFYRRFGFDEIGRAAMPAYFRRMTRVAGLLIWLTRNRSMYLAVMRRASVER, from the coding sequence ATGACCGTGATCATCCGCCCGGCCAACGCCGGTGACCAGGTGCCGATCAGGGCGATCGTGCGCGCGGCGCGGCTCAACCCGATCGGGTTGGACTGGCCGCGATTTTTAGTGGCCGAGCAGGGCGGCGGGCTGATTGGCGTCGGCCAGGTCAAGCCGCACCGCGATGGCAGCCGCGAGCTGGCCTCGATCGCGGTGGTGCCCGAGTGGCAGGGGCAGGGCATTGGCGCGGCGATTGTGCGCGAGCTACTGGCGCGCGAGCGCGGGGTGCTGCACCTTATGTGCGCCAGCACGACCATGCCGTTCTATCGGCGCTTTGGCTTCGACGAGATCGGGCGCGCCGCGATGCCGGCCTACTTCCGGCGTATGACCCGCGTCGCCGGGCTGCTGATCTGGCTCACGCGCAACCGCAGCATGTACCTGGCGGTGATGCGCCGCGCTTCTGTGGAGCGCTGA
- a CDS encoding superoxide dismutase, whose product MAFTLPPLPYDYAALEPHIDTQTMQIHHDKHHAAYVTNANAALESHTGLHGHSAEDLLRNINDVPEAIRTAVRNNVGGHANHTLFWEIMGPNGGGEPSGALAEAISKAFGSFADFKAKINDAGIKRFGSGWSWLVLDQAGNLQVISTANQDSPLMDGQTPILGVDVWEHAYYLKYQNLRAKYLEAWWNTVNWAEVAKRFGR is encoded by the coding sequence ATGGCCTTTACGTTGCCACCACTACCGTACGATTACGCCGCGCTCGAGCCACATATCGACACACAGACCATGCAGATCCACCACGACAAGCACCACGCCGCGTATGTGACGAACGCCAACGCCGCGCTCGAGAGCCACACCGGCCTCCATGGGCATAGCGCCGAGGATCTGCTGCGCAATATCAACGACGTGCCCGAAGCCATCCGCACCGCAGTGCGCAATAATGTCGGCGGCCATGCCAACCACACACTATTCTGGGAGATCATGGGGCCGAACGGCGGCGGCGAGCCGAGCGGTGCGCTGGCCGAGGCGATCAGTAAGGCCTTCGGCAGCTTTGCCGACTTCAAGGCCAAGATCAACGACGCCGGCATCAAGCGCTTCGGCAGCGGCTGGTCGTGGCTGGTGCTCGATCAGGCCGGTAACCTGCAGGTGATCAGCACTGCCAACCAGGATAGCCCGCTCATGGACGGCCAGACGCCGATCCTGGGTGTGGATGTGTGGGAGCACGCCTACTACCTGAAGTATCAGAATCTGCGCGCGAAGTACCTCGAAGCCTGGTGGAACACTGTCAACTGGGCCGAGGTTGCCAAACGTTTCGGCCGATAA
- a CDS encoding ArsR family transcriptional regulator: MTLEHREQGETRAQILQLLRRQGQMTAAELSDALGIGAVGVRQHLALLDRDNLVRTNGVRRGVGRPSHLYMLTERAEALFPKRYDRLALDAIAFVEAQGGAAAVDQLFTARRLQLGTQLAGRLAGKSRAAQVAELAAALTEQGYMCEHRQLPDGSFELIEHNCPVDCVARDYPQACEHELKLYEDLLGVPLTRDQAIAEGGTCCRYRIGAE; the protein is encoded by the coding sequence ATGACGCTGGAGCACCGCGAACAGGGCGAGACGCGTGCGCAGATCCTACAGCTGTTACGGCGGCAAGGCCAGATGACTGCGGCCGAGCTGAGCGACGCACTCGGGATCGGCGCAGTGGGCGTACGCCAGCACCTGGCGCTGCTCGATCGCGACAACCTCGTGCGCACCAACGGCGTGCGGCGCGGCGTGGGCCGCCCCAGCCACCTGTATATGCTCACTGAGCGAGCCGAAGCACTCTTCCCCAAGCGTTACGACCGGCTGGCGCTCGACGCGATTGCGTTTGTCGAGGCGCAGGGCGGCGCAGCGGCGGTCGATCAACTGTTCACGGCACGGCGTTTGCAGCTTGGCACGCAACTGGCCGGGCGTTTGGCCGGCAAGAGCCGCGCGGCCCAGGTGGCCGAGCTGGCAGCAGCGCTGACCGAGCAGGGCTATATGTGCGAACATCGGCAGCTGCCCGACGGCAGCTTCGAGCTGATCGAACACAACTGCCCGGTCGATTGCGTCGCACGCGACTACCCGCAGGCCTGCGAGCACGAGCTGAAGCTGTATGAGGACCTGCTTGGCGTGCCGCTGACGCGCGATCAGGCCATCGCTGAGGGCGGCACCTGTTGCCGCTACCGCATTGGCGCCGAGTAG
- a CDS encoding CehA/McbA family metallohydrolase gives MHYCPGALHMHTTYSDGSGSVEDLARAARGAGLRWIIITDHDTLAGQPYEGWIDDVLVIIDHEITPDRNHFLALNVDEVIDNTLAPQDFVDAVYARGGFGIIAHPDERMKNDFKDIYRWDDWRVDGPRERAGRPVGIELWNHLSDWGEHLTRRNKELLYFLPHLGLSGPTRETLAWWDRLNMAGKRTFGVGGIDVHAIKRKAPWGQIEVFPYQWTFGTLTNYLLLDAPLAAEARTAIDQVYGALAAGRSYFVNRRGGACPQLNFQALRGDERHPIGASPRLGDGALVLEADAGITADLRLICDGRLAARSNRAFRYDVREPGVYRLEGYRKGRAWLFANPIYIAE, from the coding sequence ATGCACTACTGTCCCGGTGCGCTACATATGCACACGACCTACTCCGACGGCTCGGGCAGCGTCGAGGATCTCGCGCGTGCGGCGCGCGGGGCCGGGCTGCGCTGGATCATTATCACCGACCACGATACGCTCGCCGGCCAGCCATACGAGGGCTGGATCGACGATGTGCTGGTGATCATCGACCACGAGATTACGCCCGACCGCAACCACTTTCTGGCGCTGAACGTCGACGAGGTGATCGATAATACACTTGCGCCCCAGGATTTCGTCGACGCGGTGTATGCGCGCGGCGGCTTCGGTATCATTGCCCACCCCGACGAGCGTATGAAAAACGATTTCAAGGATATCTACCGCTGGGACGATTGGCGCGTCGATGGCCCGCGCGAGCGCGCTGGCCGGCCGGTTGGTATCGAGCTGTGGAATCACCTGAGCGATTGGGGCGAGCACCTGACCCGGCGCAATAAGGAGCTACTCTACTTCCTGCCGCACCTGGGGCTGAGCGGCCCAACCCGCGAGACGCTGGCGTGGTGGGATCGCCTGAATATGGCCGGCAAGCGCACCTTCGGCGTCGGCGGTATCGATGTCCACGCGATCAAGCGCAAGGCGCCCTGGGGCCAGATTGAGGTCTTTCCCTATCAGTGGACCTTCGGCACGCTGACGAACTACCTGTTGCTCGATGCGCCGCTCGCCGCCGAGGCGCGTACGGCGATCGATCAGGTCTATGGCGCGCTGGCGGCCGGCCGTTCGTACTTCGTCAACCGGCGCGGCGGTGCCTGCCCGCAGCTGAATTTTCAGGCACTGCGCGGCGACGAGCGCCACCCGATCGGCGCCAGCCCGCGCCTGGGCGATGGCGCGCTGGTGCTAGAGGCCGATGCCGGCATCACGGCCGATCTGCGGCTGATCTGCGATGGGCGGCTGGCCGCGCGCAGCAACCGCGCGTTTCGCTACGATGTGCGCGAGCCGGGCGTCTATCGGCTCGAGGGCTATCGCAAGGGCCGCGCCTGGCTGTTTGCGAACCCGATCTATATTGCTGAATAA
- a CDS encoding M20/M25/M40 family metallo-hydrolase — MSDPMLRGDLMRLTCELIAIPSTDDRPDQLQAVIDYAARYAQAVPGVFLHRAESAGKPSLIVTLRDTRSPAVILNAHLDVVPARPEQFAPAVRDGRIYGRASQDMKGSGAVLLRLLHDLAALDAPPDVGFMFVSDEEIGGEQGTGFLAANGWTCRFFLAAEPTDMQICYAQKGVLWVEAELAGTPAHGSRPWDGKNPIASLRDGLVALEQRFPTPDEPAWLTTVVPTVVQGGTTKNRLPENVRLLFDVRHVPEDQPGQIVAAMQACIDGEVRLMRAGSPLTTDPNDPLVQLLAATYQAISGTPARFYREHFASDARFYSDRHIPAVCFGPVGAGLHSDDEWVEIDSLVQLYQVLRQFTLAAAG; from the coding sequence GTGAGCGACCCTATGCTTCGTGGCGACCTGATGCGCCTGACATGCGAGCTGATCGCCATCCCCTCGACCGACGATCGGCCCGATCAGCTCCAGGCGGTGATCGACTATGCCGCGCGTTATGCCCAGGCCGTGCCCGGCGTGTTTCTGCACCGCGCCGAAAGCGCCGGCAAACCCAGCCTGATCGTGACGCTGCGCGATACGCGTAGCCCGGCGGTGATCTTGAATGCACACCTTGATGTTGTGCCCGCGCGGCCCGAGCAGTTCGCGCCGGCCGTGCGTGATGGGCGGATCTACGGGCGCGCCAGCCAGGATATGAAGGGCTCGGGCGCGGTGCTGCTGCGGCTGCTGCACGATCTCGCGGCCCTCGATGCGCCGCCCGACGTGGGGTTCATGTTTGTGAGCGACGAGGAGATTGGCGGCGAGCAAGGCACCGGCTTTCTGGCTGCTAATGGCTGGACCTGCCGGTTCTTCCTGGCGGCCGAGCCGACCGATATGCAGATCTGCTATGCCCAGAAAGGCGTGCTGTGGGTCGAGGCCGAGCTGGCCGGCACGCCCGCGCACGGCTCGCGCCCGTGGGATGGCAAGAATCCAATCGCGTCGCTGCGCGATGGGCTGGTGGCGCTCGAGCAGCGCTTCCCTACCCCCGACGAGCCGGCCTGGCTCACGACGGTGGTGCCGACGGTCGTGCAGGGCGGCACTACCAAGAATCGCCTGCCCGAGAATGTACGCCTGCTCTTCGATGTGCGGCACGTGCCTGAAGATCAGCCTGGCCAGATCGTTGCGGCTATGCAGGCATGTATCGATGGCGAGGTGCGGCTCATGCGGGCCGGCTCGCCGCTCACCACCGACCCGAACGACCCGTTGGTGCAGCTGCTGGCGGCAACCTACCAGGCGATCAGTGGCACGCCGGCCCGGTTCTACCGCGAGCACTTCGCCTCCGACGCGCGCTTCTACAGCGATAGGCACATTCCGGCCGTGTGCTTTGGCCCGGTCGGCGCGGGGCTGCACTCCGACGACGAGTGGGTCGAGATCGATAGCCTGGTGCAGCTGTACCAGGTGTTGCGCCAGTTCACACTCGCAGCCGCAGGGTAG
- a CDS encoding EamA family transporter, with protein MNHPIDSRADARSGLLQIVLAAILWGTVGVATKYLFTISSANALSIGFFRLALATPVLLATCWYLLGARAFRIPAGDMRYMVLIGVAMAFYQVSYFAAIARVGVAIAVLITLCTAPVLVSLLSALLLRERLSRAVLAALVCALAGTVMLVWVGPATGAVAQQTLTGIVLALGSACGYSLIALFSRTLAGRYHPLQPITVGFAAGALILLPFALAAGLVVTYPPAGWAVLLHLGLIPTALAYVLFLAGIRHTTATVATIATLIEPLTSTTLAWLLFGERLGPLGLLGALLLLGAIGLLYADSARRTQAPPE; from the coding sequence ATGAATCACCCTATCGACTCGCGCGCCGACGCGCGTAGTGGGCTGCTACAAATCGTTTTGGCGGCAATCTTGTGGGGCACGGTGGGCGTTGCCACCAAGTATCTGTTCACAATCTCCAGCGCCAATGCGCTGTCGATCGGCTTCTTTCGGCTGGCGCTGGCCACGCCGGTGCTGCTGGCGACCTGCTGGTATTTGCTTGGCGCGCGCGCGTTTCGCATCCCCGCCGGCGACATGCGATACATGGTGCTGATCGGCGTGGCGATGGCGTTCTACCAGGTGAGCTATTTCGCAGCCATCGCGCGGGTGGGTGTGGCAATCGCCGTGCTGATCACGCTCTGCACCGCGCCAGTGCTGGTGTCGCTGCTGTCGGCGCTGCTGCTGCGCGAGCGCCTGAGCCGCGCGGTGTTGGCGGCGCTGGTATGCGCGTTAGCCGGCACCGTAATGCTGGTGTGGGTCGGGCCGGCCACCGGGGCTGTGGCGCAGCAGACGCTCACCGGTATCGTACTGGCGCTTGGCTCGGCCTGCGGCTATTCGCTGATAGCGCTGTTCAGCCGCACCTTGGCCGGGCGCTATCACCCGCTCCAGCCGATCACTGTCGGGTTTGCAGCTGGCGCACTGATCTTACTGCCATTCGCACTGGCCGCCGGCCTGGTGGTGACATACCCGCCCGCCGGTTGGGCAGTGCTGCTGCACCTTGGCCTGATCCCGACTGCGCTGGCATATGTGTTGTTCCTGGCGGGCATCCGCCACACCACCGCCACTGTCGCCACGATCGCCACGCTGATCGAGCCGCTGACCTCTACCACACTGGCATGGCTGCTGTTTGGCGAGCGGCTTGGCCCGCTTGGGCTGCTCGGCGCGCTGCTATTGCTGGGCGCGATCGGCCTGCTATACGCCGACTCGGCTCGCCGTACCCAGGCGCCGCCGGAATAG